One window of the Thermodesulfobacteriota bacterium genome contains the following:
- a CDS encoding ABC transporter permease encodes MKIRAIMVNTFREAIRDKVLYSLLFFALLMIGGSTLLGRLTIGENIKIIKDMGLASISIFGLLIAIFVGVGLVYKEIDKKTIYTVIAKPVHRYQFLLGKYLGLILTLLVEVAIMSFGLLLLVLSYEGHIDPSILKAILLIFFELMTITALAILFSSFSTPVLSGLFTLAVYIVGHLSRDLLAFVVESESTMIKYVTAFIYYSLPNLDNFNIKGRIVHQVLVNWEYLSFAMLYGVLYILITLLLSMVIFQRRDFK; translated from the coding sequence ATGAAAATAAGGGCTATTATGGTCAACACCTTCAGGGAAGCTATCAGGGATAAGGTGCTTTACAGCCTTTTATTCTTTGCGCTTTTGATGATTGGGGGATCAACCCTGTTGGGCAGATTGACTATCGGCGAAAACATTAAGATTATAAAAGATATGGGATTGGCAAGTATCTCTATATTCGGCTTGCTGATTGCCATATTTGTTGGGGTTGGCCTGGTTTATAAAGAGATCGATAAAAAGACAATTTATACTGTTATTGCAAAACCTGTCCATCGTTACCAATTCCTGCTTGGTAAATACCTTGGTCTGATCTTGACCTTGCTGGTAGAGGTTGCTATCATGTCTTTCGGTCTTCTGCTCCTGGTCTTATCTTATGAGGGTCATATAGATCCTTCGATCCTTAAAGCAATCCTGTTGATCTTCTTTGAATTGATGACCATAACTGCCCTTGCAATTTTATTTTCATCTTTCTCTACCCCTGTTTTAAGCGGGTTATTCACTTTGGCTGTATATATAGTAGGACATCTGTCTCGTGACCTGCTTGCCTTCGTAGTCGAATCCGAAAGCACCATGATTAAATATGTTACGGCATTTATATACTATTCTTTACCGAATCTGGATAATTTTAATATTAAGGGGAGAATAGTTCATCAAGTACTTGTAAACTGGGAGTATCTATCCTTTGCCATGCTTTACGGGGTTTTGTATATATTGATAACCTTGCTTTTGTCCATGGTGATCTTTCAAAGGAGAGATTTCAAATAA